The Thamnophis elegans isolate rThaEle1 chromosome Z, rThaEle1.pri, whole genome shotgun sequence genome contains a region encoding:
- the LOC116522428 gene encoding histone H2A-IV-like, translating into MSGRGKQGGKTRAKAKTRSSRAGLQFPVGRVHRLLRKGNYAERVGAGAPVYLAAVLEYLTAEILELAGNAARDNKKTRIIPRHLQLAIRNDEELNKLLGRVTIAQGGVLPNIQAVLLPKKTESHKAKAK; encoded by the coding sequence ATGTCTGGACGCGGCAAGCAAGGGGGCAAAACCCGGGCGAAGGCCAAGACTCGTTCTTCCCGCGCCGGGCTGCAGTTCCCGGTGGGCCGCGTGCATCGGCTGCTCCGGAAGGGCAACTACGCGGAGCGTGTGGGCGCCGGCGCTCCCGTCTACCTGGCCGCCGTGCTGGAGTACCTGACGGCCGAGATCTTGGAGCTGGCGGGCAACGCGGCAAGGGACAACAAGAAGACCCGCATCATCCCGCGTCACTTGCAGCTGGCCATCCGCAACGACGAGGAACTGAACAAGCTGCTCGGACGGGTCACCATCGCCCAGGGCGGCGTCTTGCCCAACATCCAGGCTGTCCTTCTGCCCAAGAAGACCGAGAGCCACAAAGCCAAGGCGAAATAA
- the LOC116522431 gene encoding histone H4, whose protein sequence is MSGRGKGGKGLGKGGAKRHRKVLRDNIQGITKPAIRRLARRGGVKRISGLIYEETRGVLKVFLENVIRDAVTYTEHAKRKTVTAMDVVYALKRQGRTLYGFGG, encoded by the coding sequence ATGTCTGGTCGTGGCAAAGGCGGAAAAGGCTTGGGCAAAGGGGGAGCCAAAAGACATCGGAAGGTGCTCCGCGACAACATCCAAGGCATCACGAAGCCGGCTATCCGCCGTTTGGCTCGCCGCGGAGGAGTGAAGCGAATTTCTGGCTTGATCTACGAAGAAACCCGTGGCGTGTTGAAGGTTTTTCTGGAGAACGTGATCCGCGATGCCGTGACTTACACCGAGCACGCCAAGAGGAAGACCGTGACCGCCATGGACGTGGTGTACGCGCTGAAACGCCAAGGTCGCACCTTGTACGGCTTTGGGGGCTAA
- the LOC116522430 gene encoding histone H2A type 1-E-like, protein MSGRGKQGDKARAKARTRSSRAGLQFPVGRVHRLLRKGNYAERAGAGAPVYLAAVLEYLTAEILELAGNAARDNKKTRIIPRHLQLAVRNDEELNKLLGRVTIAQGGVLPNIQAVLLPKKT, encoded by the coding sequence ATGTCTGGACGCGGCAAGCAGGGCGACAAAGCCAGAGCGAAGGCTAGGACTCGCTCCTCTCGGGCCGGGCTGCAGTTCCCAGTCGGCCGCGTGCATCGGCTGCTCCGGAAGGGCAACTACGCGGAGCGTGCGGGCGCCGGCGCTCCCGTCTACCTGGCCGCCGTGCTGGAATACCTGACAGCCGAGATCTTGGAGCTGGCGGGCAACGCGGCAAGGGACAACAAGAAGACCCGCATCATCCCGCGTCACTTGCAGCTAGCCGTCCGCAACGACGAGGAGCTGAACAAGCTGTTGGGACGGGTCACCATCGCCCAGGGCGGCGTCTTGCCCAACATCCAGGCCGTCCTTCTGCCCAAGAAGACTTAA